The genomic segment AGCGCTCCCGCCGTCCACTGAACCCGCTCCCGACCCCGTCGACTTCGCGCGATCGATCGGCATTGAACCCGACCCGTGGCAGGCGGACGTGCTTCGCACCGGGTCCAAGCGCGTGCTGCTCAACTGCAGCCGGCAGAGCGGCAAGAGCACGACCGCGGCCGTCAAGGCACTGCACCGCACGGTGTTCTTTCCGAAGTCGCTGGTGCTGCTCGTGAGCCCGTCGTTGCGTCAATCGTCGGAGCTGTTCCGAAAGGTCTCCGAGGGGCTCGATCGGATGGGCGAAAAGCCTCCGACCGATGAGGACAACAAGCTCTCGGTGGCGTTCCAGAACGGCAGCAGGATCGTTTCCCTTCCAGGTTCCGAGGCCACCATTCGCGGGTTCAGTGGCCCGGCGCTGATCATCGAGGACGAAGCGAGCCGCGTGCCGGACGCCCTTTACCATGCGCTGCGCCCGATGCTCGGCGTTGGGGTTGGTTCCCTCTGGTGCATGTCGACACCGTTCGGAAAGCGCGGTCACTTCTTCGAAGCCTGGATCGGTAAGAACGCGTGGGAGCGCGTGGAGATCCCTGCGACCATGTGCCCGCGCATCACGGCTGAGTTTCTCGAAGAAGAGCGATTGAGCATGCCGGACTGGTGGTTCTTGCAGGAATACAT from the bacterium genome contains:
- a CDS encoding terminase family protein; amino-acid sequence: MSALELISKVQRLQKLQAARAKLLAKALPPSTEPAPDPVDFARSIGIEPDPWQADVLRTGSKRVLLNCSRQSGKSTTAAVKALHRTVFFPKSLVLLVSPSLRQSSELFRKVSEGLDRMGEKPPTDEDNKLSVAFQNGSRIVSLPGSEATIRGFSGPALIIEDEASRVPDALYHALRPMLGVGVGSLWCMSTPFGKRGHFFEAWIGKNAWERVEIPATMCPRITAEFLEEERLSMPDWWFLQEYMCEFGDTIDGMFTHDQIMDAHSDDVQPLFDGATTATSDGVIPLFGGG